Part of the Streptomyces antimycoticus genome, AGGTGAGCCTCCGGTTGGCCGCGGTGTTGCCGAGCGCCGACAGCAGCAGCGCCAGCGCGTTGGCCACCTGCGGGCCGGTGCCCAGCCGGAAGAGCGAGTACAGCAGCAGATAGACCAGCGTGCTCAGCGCGCCGACCACGCAGAATCCGACGAGCTGGCGGGCCAGCCCCTTCGGCACCCCGCTCAGCTCGCGGTCGCGCGGATCGTCGCCGAACGGACGGCGCACCCGGTCGAGCGGCAGCGCACCGGTGGCCAGCGCGCGCCCCACCCGCCACACTCCTCTGAGGTCCTCCGTGGCCGTCTTCACGATGTGGACCGTGCTGTTGGGGTCGTCGACCCAGTCCACCGGCACCTCGTGGATGCGCAGCCCGGCCCGCTCGGCGAGCACCAGCATCTCGGTGTCGAAGAACCAGCCCGTGTCCTCGACCAACGGCAGCAGCCGCTCCGCGACGTCCTTACGGATCGCTTTGAAACCGCACTGGGCGTCGGAGAAGCGGGCGGCCAGGCTGCCGCGCAGGATCAGGTTGTACGCCCGCGAGATGAACTCCCGCTTGGGCCCGCGCACCACGCGTGAGCTGCGCGCCAGCCGCGATCCGATCGCCAGGTCGGAGTGACCGGAGATCAGCGGGGCGACCAGCGGCAGCAGCGCCTTGAGATCCGTGGACAGATCGACGTCCATATAGGCGAGCACGGGCGCCTCGGACAGCGACCACACGGTGCGCAGCGCCCGCCCACGCCCCTTCTGCTCCAGCCGGACCGCCGTCACCTCCTCGATGGACTCGTCCAGGTGGGCCGCGAGCTCGGGCGTGCGGTCCGTGCTGGCGTTGTCGGCGATGGTGATCCGGAAGCCGTACGGGAAGGTGCGGGCCAGATGGTCGTGGAGCCGTCGCACACACCGCTCGAGGTCCGCTTCCTCGTTGTAGACGGGGATGACGACGTCCAGCACCGGACGGCCGAGCTCGGCCATCACCGGCCCGCGCACGGGCAAGGTCTGCAGGGGTGTCTCGGGCGGAGCCCCGAGAGGGGTGTCGGTTCGCATGAGGTCGACAGTCGCGAGCCGCGCTGTCACGGCTGTGTGGTCAGCCTGTGGCCTGCCTGTGAGTCCGTTACGGCCTGGTGAACGGCTTGCTGACCGCCCCGGTGGACGAGCGGGTGGACGGGCGGGTGGACGGGCAGATGGACGCCGAACACGGTGCGCCCGGGAACGCTGTCCACCGTCACCTGCCCGTCGTGCGCGGCCACGACCGCGTGCACGATGGCCAGGCCGAGCCCCGTACTGCCCGCGCCGCGGGAGCGCGAGGCGTCGCCGCGTGCGAACCGTTCGAAGACATGCGGCAGCAGTTCGGGCGGAATGCCCGGACCGTCGTCCTCGATCTCCAGCGAGACGTACGAGGGCGGCTGGGGCGGGCCAAAGGCCCCGGCGGCGGCGCGGGCGGCCGCGTACGGCGATCCGTACGGCGGGGCGTATGGCGAGCCGCCGCCCTTACGGTGCCCACGGGGGCCACCGGTTCCGGGGGACATCTCTGCGGACACCCCGGACGACGGGCCAGGGGGGACCCCGTAGGACAGGCCGTACGGCGCCCCGTAAGACAAGCCGTGCGGCGCCAGATACGGCGAGGGGTACGGCGACGCCTGCGGCCCGCCCCACAGCACCCGCGCCGTGACCGTGGTGCCGGCGGGGGTGTGCGTACGCGCGTTGGCGAGCAGATTGACCAGCACCTGGTGCAGCCGGGCGTCGTCACCGTGGACGACCGCGGGTTCATCGGGCAGCTCCAGCCGCCACTCGTGGTCAGAGCCCACCGCCCGCGCGTCACTGACGGCGTCGACGACCAGCGGGGAGAGATCGACCTCCGCACATTCCAGGGGCCGGCCCGCGTCCAGCCGCGCCAGTAGCAGCAGATCCTCGACCAGCCCGGTCATCCGCCCGGCCTCGGACTCGACCCGGCCGAGGGCATGCCGGGTGTCGGGCCCGATCTCCTCCCGGCCGCGCCGGGTCAGCTCGGCGTAGCCGCGGATCGAGGCGAGCGGCGTACGGAGCTCATGGCTGGCGTCGGCGACGAACTGCCGCACCCGCGTCTCGCTCTCCTGGCGGGCCGCGAGCGCCGACTCCACATGGCCGAGCATGCGGTTGAGCGCCGCGCCCACCTGGCCGACCTCGGTGCGCGGATCGGCCTCCGAGGCCGGAACGCGCTCGCGCAGCGCCACCTCGCCGCTGTGCAGGGGGAGTTCGGAGACTCGGGTCGCGGTCGCGGCCACCCGGCGCAGCGGGCGCAGCGAGATGCCGACCATCGCGGCCCCGGCGATCCCGGCCGCGACCAACCCGGCCGCGGC contains:
- a CDS encoding sensor histidine kinase: MPAAPEPTPAPGPTPAPESPRSVGAAQGWAHARRAQRGGRRPWSLRTRLVVSAVALIAVVCAVIGTVTTLALQSYLQGQVDDDLRASVGRFLNKPGPAGELPRDDVLFVASPGQPIGTVGARFGQGGEISTSGKSNDSPMTNDIDVDSRVDSLTGGQHKALAAVPLDGQVHTIDLPGLGGYRAVAQWDHREGGIILAFPLDQTQETVNTLILVEFCVAAAGLVAAGIAGAAMVGISLRPLRRVAATATRVSELPLHSGEVALRERVPASEADPRTEVGQVGAALNRMLGHVESALAARQESETRVRQFVADASHELRTPLASIRGYAELTRRGREEIGPDTRHALGRVESEAGRMTGLVEDLLLLARLDAGRPLECAEVDLSPLVVDAVSDARAVGSDHEWRLELPDEPAVVHGDDARLHQVLVNLLANARTHTPAGTTVTARVLWGGPQASPYPSPYLAPHGLSYGAPYGLSYGVPPGPSSGVSAEMSPGTGGPRGHRKGGGSPYAPPYGSPYAAARAAAGAFGPPQPPSYVSLEIEDDGPGIPPELLPHVFERFARGDASRSRGAGSTGLGLAIVHAVVAAHDGQVTVDSVPGRTVFGVHLPVHPPVHPLVHRGGQQAVHQAVTDSQAGHRLTTQP